One genomic region from Streptomyces sp. NBC_00582 encodes:
- a CDS encoding phosphotransferase enzyme family protein, producing the protein MSDTWDGQITAALTAYGRDGALAEARLLSLSENATYLCTFTDTPDPLVLRLHRPGFRSLPQIRSELMWIERLRADGAVATPAVVPTPAGEPAASFRGPDGVLQHAALFEFAPGAEPDTTDFADVMEVVGRETAALHEHASRWRRPATFVRPDWDLDNLIGAASLWGRWSDNPDVSPGDAEVLARAEEKLTRELDAYGRSPAVFGLIHGDLRAANLLVATDAVRLIDFDDCGSGWFLYDLACSLSFVEHDPRAAQWVASWLRGYESRRALREEDVRAVPALVMLRRLMLVAWVHKRGDTPFAASLRPAFAAQSARLARRYLADDYLTAVRHEHRA; encoded by the coding sequence ATGTCTGACACCTGGGACGGGCAGATCACCGCCGCGCTCACCGCGTACGGCCGGGACGGCGCGCTGGCCGAGGCCCGGCTGCTGAGCCTCTCGGAGAACGCCACCTATCTGTGCACCTTCACCGACACCCCCGATCCGCTGGTCCTGCGCCTGCACCGGCCGGGCTTCCGCTCCCTCCCCCAGATCCGCAGCGAACTGATGTGGATCGAGCGACTGCGGGCCGACGGCGCGGTCGCCACACCCGCGGTGGTACCGACTCCGGCGGGCGAGCCGGCGGCGAGCTTCCGCGGTCCGGACGGGGTGCTCCAGCACGCGGCGCTCTTCGAGTTCGCACCCGGCGCCGAGCCCGACACGACGGACTTCGCGGACGTGATGGAGGTCGTCGGCCGGGAGACCGCCGCCCTGCACGAGCACGCGTCGCGGTGGCGACGGCCCGCCACCTTCGTCCGGCCCGACTGGGACCTGGACAACCTGATCGGCGCGGCCTCGCTGTGGGGCCGCTGGTCGGACAACCCCGATGTGTCCCCTGGCGACGCCGAGGTGCTCGCACGGGCCGAGGAGAAGCTCACCCGAGAACTCGACGCGTACGGCAGGAGCCCGGCCGTCTTCGGTCTCATCCACGGCGACCTGCGCGCCGCCAACCTGCTCGTCGCCACCGACGCCGTACGGCTCATCGACTTCGACGACTGCGGCAGCGGCTGGTTCCTCTACGACCTGGCGTGCTCTCTGTCGTTCGTCGAGCACGATCCGCGGGCGGCGCAGTGGGTGGCCTCGTGGCTGCGGGGCTACGAGTCGCGTCGGGCGCTGCGGGAGGAGGACGTACGGGCGGTGCCCGCCCTGGTGATGCTGCGCCGGCTGATGCTGGTCGCCTGGGTGCACAAGCGCGGGGACACGCCCTTCGCCGCCTCGCTCCGGCCGGCCTTCGCGGCGCAGTCCGCGCGACTGGCCCGCCGCTACCTGGCCGACGACTACCTCACCGCCGTACGCCATGAGCACCGGGCGTGA
- a CDS encoding TetR/AcrR family transcriptional regulator has protein sequence MARPRSFDPDHVLHAAERQFRASGYNGTSVDDISAATGLGRGSLYAAFDGKHGVLLQAMTGYFARLAQGPRKMLDGPDEGALERLHAYLLRAVHGVPLAADVPPADDRAAAACFAAKMALEVGGSDPEVQRLANDCFSVVRTAVADCVRAAQRNGDIDPDADPDDLAYLVLTVIRGSDVVGAYGHGPDRLTSIAETAFALLPRPRHH, from the coding sequence ATGGCGAGACCACGAAGCTTTGACCCCGACCACGTCCTGCATGCCGCTGAGCGGCAGTTCCGCGCCTCGGGCTACAACGGCACGAGCGTCGACGACATCAGCGCCGCCACCGGCCTGGGCCGCGGCAGCCTCTATGCCGCGTTCGACGGCAAGCACGGCGTGCTGCTGCAGGCGATGACCGGCTACTTCGCCCGGCTGGCGCAGGGTCCGCGGAAGATGCTCGACGGACCGGATGAGGGCGCCCTGGAACGACTGCACGCGTACTTGCTGCGCGCCGTCCACGGGGTGCCGCTCGCCGCCGACGTACCCCCCGCCGATGACCGGGCGGCGGCGGCCTGCTTCGCCGCCAAGATGGCCCTGGAGGTCGGCGGCTCCGATCCCGAGGTGCAACGCCTGGCCAACGACTGCTTCTCCGTGGTCCGGACGGCGGTGGCCGACTGCGTGCGAGCGGCGCAGCGCAACGGCGACATCGACCCCGACGCGGACCCCGACGACCTCGCCTACCTTGTGCTGACCGTCATCCGCGGCAGCGATGTCGTAGGCGCGTACGGCCACGGCCCCGACCGCCTGACCTCGATCGCGGAGACCGCGTTCGCCCTGCTGCCCCGCCCGCGCCACCACTGA
- a CDS encoding IS3 family transposase (programmed frameshift) — MVMKNYPPEFKADAVALYQSRPEATIRQVAADLGINPETLRNWVRAAGASRPRGRRAEAPAEPPTPLEAENAALRKKVRELEEEREILRKAAKYFAGGDALVNRFQFVADHQRRYGVKRLCTILGIARSSFYYWRRTAEVRAARQAADARLAARIRAVHRESDGTYGVPRITAELRGDGERVNHKRIARVMRSINLAGVRLRRRHRTTITDPAAAKAPDLIGRDFTASEPNTKYVGDITYLPVDGGKFLYLATVIDLASRRLAGWAIADHMRTGLVIDALAAAERTRGSLAGAVMHTDHGAQYTSRAFADACRQAGIRQSMSAIGSSADNALAESFNATFKRETLQGRKTWSSEREAHLDAFRWLHRYNTRRRHSSLGHRSPIAYETASRTAPTTLIPAA, encoded by the exons GTGGTCATGAAGAACTATCCGCCGGAGTTCAAGGCGGATGCGGTCGCGCTGTACCAGTCGCGGCCCGAGGCGACGATCAGGCAGGTCGCTGCTGATCTGGGGATCAACCCTGAGACCCTGCGGAACTGGGTCCGGGCGGCTGGAGCGAGCCGGCCGCGGGGGCGGCGGGCGGAGGCGCCCGCGGAGCCGCCCACGCCGCTGGAGGCGGAGAACGCCGCTCTGCGGAAGAAGGTCCGTGAGCTGGAGGAGGAGCGCGAGATCCTGCGGAAGGCGGCGAAGTATTTCGCCGGGG GAGACGCGCTGGTGAACCGCTTCCAGTTCGTCGCCGACCACCAGCGCCGTTACGGCGTGAAGCGGCTGTGCACCATCCTGGGCATCGCCCGCTCCAGCTTCTACTACTGGCGCCGGACCGCCGAGGTCCGCGCGGCCCGACAGGCAGCCGACGCCCGCCTGGCCGCACGGATACGAGCCGTGCACCGCGAGTCGGACGGCACCTACGGTGTCCCAAGGATCACCGCCGAACTCCGCGGGGACGGCGAGCGGGTCAACCACAAGCGCATTGCGCGCGTGATGCGGAGCATCAACCTGGCGGGAGTGCGGCTGCGACGCCGGCACCGCACCACGATCACGGACCCGGCTGCGGCGAAGGCACCGGACCTGATCGGCCGCGACTTCACCGCCAGTGAGCCGAACACCAAGTACGTCGGCGACATCACCTACCTCCCCGTGGACGGCGGGAAGTTCCTCTACCTGGCCACCGTCATCGACCTCGCCTCACGTCGCCTGGCCGGATGGGCCATCGCGGATCACATGCGAACCGGTCTCGTCATCGACGCCCTGGCCGCCGCCGAGCGGACCCGCGGCAGCCTCGCCGGGGCGGTCATGCACACCGACCACGGAGCCCAATACACCAGCCGGGCCTTCGCAGACGCCTGCCGCCAGGCCGGCATTCGCCAGTCCATGAGCGCGATCGGCTCCAGCGCGGACAACGCACTCGCCGAGTCCTTCAACGCGACGTTCAAACGCGAGACGCTCCAGGGCCGCAAGACCTGGTCCAGCGAGCGCGAGGCCCACCTCGACGCGTTCCGCTGGCTGCACCGCTACAACACCCGACGCCGTCATTCCAGCCTCGGACACCGCAGCCCGATCGCCTACGAAACCGCATCCCGAACAGCACCAACTACGCTGATACCAGCCGCATAG
- a CDS encoding Ku protein: MEAHAVTETNRSGTPTAIAKYAWSGRERLGLLRVRGDAIVLHAMRWPDEIRDPAELLPPRVEVSEEEIEGAIALLETMTREDLEGPEFRDAYTEAMAQIIEAKRQDRELPEAPEPEEPSQVLDLMAALNESVAKAKAARGEESKPRKKAAAKKATAKTPAKKTAAKKTTARQSRSA; this comes from the coding sequence CTGGAGGCACATGCAGTTACGGAAACTAATCGATCAGGGACTCCAACCGCCATCGCGAAGTATGCGTGGTCCGGCCGCGAGCGCCTGGGGCTGTTGCGGGTGCGCGGCGATGCGATCGTGCTGCATGCCATGCGCTGGCCGGACGAGATCCGCGACCCTGCCGAGCTGCTGCCTCCGCGGGTGGAGGTCTCCGAGGAGGAGATCGAGGGCGCAATCGCGCTGCTGGAGACGATGACCCGTGAGGACCTGGAAGGCCCGGAGTTCAGGGATGCCTACACCGAGGCCATGGCGCAGATCATCGAGGCGAAGCGGCAGGACCGTGAGCTGCCCGAGGCGCCGGAGCCGGAGGAGCCGAGCCAGGTGCTCGATCTGATGGCCGCGCTGAACGAGTCCGTGGCCAAGGCGAAGGCGGCCCGCGGCGAGGAGTCGAAGCCGAGGAAGAAGGCCGCAGCCAAGAAGGCAACCGCGAAGACGCCGGCCAAGAAGACCGCGGCGAAGAAGACGACCGCCCGCCAGTCCCGCAGCGCCTGA
- a CDS encoding acyltransferase family protein, whose product MDRAQTPRQVMGLDGLRGLAALYVVLFHCWLYTFPGYPDSSAPQWLDVLMFGRLAVVFFLVLSGFSLAISPARHGWWSGGVAEFLRRRAWRILPPYWAALVMSLIISWSVVPASHYGPPTNASILVYGLLAQDIFTAPTPNGAFWSIGVEAELYLFFPLLLFIRRRWGAVVLAACVTLPVISRGLAAPDGTPVEGDNWLAPHLAPVFMAGLIGAGVVVASDRVRRLPWGWFAVLAAAPVLALGVFKGPVWTVNHYFWIDLAIAPAMTMLLAAVATGRPAMLIRFLTARPVRSLGGFSYSLYLIHLPIVMAVIRRVAPHFVAPGMPTFCFTLILALPVSLCGAWVFSRLFEVPFKQNRSWKSMIALGRSYWTDRSTTVRQRLPEEETRASESERWDRAGT is encoded by the coding sequence GTGGACAGAGCACAGACTCCTAGGCAGGTGATGGGGCTGGATGGCCTCCGCGGCTTGGCCGCGTTGTATGTGGTGCTGTTCCATTGCTGGTTGTACACATTCCCGGGTTACCCCGACAGTTCGGCGCCTCAGTGGCTGGACGTGCTGATGTTCGGGCGCCTTGCGGTCGTGTTCTTCCTGGTACTTTCCGGCTTCTCCCTGGCAATTTCTCCGGCACGCCATGGCTGGTGGTCGGGCGGTGTCGCGGAGTTCCTGCGTCGACGCGCCTGGCGCATTCTTCCGCCTTATTGGGCGGCGCTCGTCATGAGCCTGATCATTTCCTGGTCCGTGGTGCCTGCTTCGCATTACGGACCACCTACCAACGCCTCGATTCTGGTGTACGGGCTCCTCGCTCAGGATATTTTCACAGCACCGACACCGAACGGCGCATTCTGGTCGATCGGAGTGGAGGCCGAGCTCTATCTCTTCTTTCCCCTTCTCCTGTTCATCCGGCGCCGGTGGGGCGCGGTGGTCCTGGCCGCGTGCGTGACACTTCCGGTGATCTCCCGCGGGCTGGCGGCACCGGACGGAACCCCCGTGGAGGGCGACAACTGGCTCGCTCCACATCTCGCTCCCGTATTCATGGCAGGTTTGATAGGCGCAGGTGTCGTCGTGGCGTCGGACAGAGTGCGACGTCTGCCATGGGGATGGTTCGCAGTCCTGGCCGCCGCGCCTGTCCTGGCTCTGGGGGTTTTCAAGGGTCCGGTTTGGACGGTGAACCATTACTTCTGGATAGATCTCGCCATCGCTCCCGCTATGACGATGTTGCTTGCTGCGGTTGCCACCGGCCGACCGGCCATGCTGATACGGTTCCTGACCGCGCGTCCCGTTCGGAGTCTTGGTGGCTTCTCCTACAGCCTCTACCTGATCCATCTGCCGATCGTCATGGCAGTCATTCGCCGAGTGGCTCCGCATTTCGTAGCGCCGGGCATGCCCACGTTCTGCTTCACGCTGATCCTGGCTCTGCCGGTCTCGCTATGCGGGGCATGGGTGTTTTCTCGGCTCTTCGAAGTACCTTTCAAGCAGAACAGATCGTGGAAATCCATGATCGCGCTCGGTCGTTCTTACTGGACCGACAGGAGCACTACGGTCCGTCAGCGGCTTCCGGAGGAAGAGACTCGCGCGAGCGAGAGTGAGCGATGGGACAGGGCTGGTACGTGA
- a CDS encoding class-III pyridoxal-phosphate-dependent aminotransferase, producing MGIEQLSMYGYASKAEVLADARRYWNPDKTAFWQDEGVPFVVGERSGYRLTDVDGHEVMDVHLNGGTYNLGHRNPELVDTLTHALRHLDIGNHHFPTPGRAHLARRLVEATPGADKVVFGSSGGEAVDVALKSARYATGRRKVVSVVKAYHGHTGLAVATGDSRFSQLFRSDSPDEFVQVPFNDLDAMTAVLAGEDAAAVIMETVPATYGFPMPEPGYLAGVKQACDATGTLYIADEVQTGLGRTGELWGVYGEGVTPDILVTGKGLGGGLYPVSAALLGPVASGWLERDGFAHMATFGGAELGCAVAAKVLEITQRPETRENVRQRIDQVTEGLAGLRAELPRALTGIRQKGLVIGLEFGAVGAKAIMAELYRQGVWAIFSTLDPAVLQFKPGLLLTEQETAEILTRLRDAVRKVAATHV from the coding sequence TTGGGGATCGAGCAGTTGTCCATGTACGGGTACGCGTCGAAGGCCGAGGTCCTCGCCGACGCGCGGCGGTACTGGAACCCGGACAAGACGGCGTTCTGGCAGGACGAGGGCGTTCCGTTCGTCGTCGGGGAACGATCCGGGTACCGCCTGACCGACGTCGACGGACACGAGGTGATGGACGTCCATCTGAACGGTGGCACCTACAACCTCGGGCATCGCAACCCCGAACTGGTGGACACCCTCACACACGCCCTCCGGCACCTCGACATCGGCAACCACCACTTCCCCACCCCGGGCCGCGCCCATCTGGCACGACGGCTCGTCGAGGCGACGCCGGGCGCGGACAAGGTCGTCTTCGGGTCCAGCGGCGGGGAAGCGGTCGACGTCGCGTTGAAGAGCGCCCGGTACGCCACCGGCCGACGGAAGGTCGTGTCGGTCGTCAAGGCGTACCACGGGCATACGGGACTGGCCGTGGCCACCGGCGATTCGCGGTTCTCGCAGCTGTTCCGGTCGGACAGCCCCGACGAGTTCGTCCAGGTGCCGTTCAACGACCTCGACGCGATGACGGCCGTGCTCGCCGGTGAGGACGCCGCCGCCGTGATCATGGAGACGGTGCCGGCCACCTACGGCTTCCCGATGCCCGAGCCCGGCTATCTCGCCGGCGTGAAGCAGGCGTGCGACGCCACCGGCACCCTCTACATCGCGGACGAGGTCCAGACCGGCCTCGGCAGGACCGGTGAGCTGTGGGGCGTGTACGGCGAAGGCGTCACCCCCGACATCCTGGTGACCGGCAAGGGCCTCGGCGGCGGCCTCTACCCGGTCAGCGCCGCCCTTCTGGGCCCGGTGGCGAGCGGGTGGCTGGAGCGGGACGGCTTCGCCCACATGGCGACCTTCGGAGGCGCCGAACTCGGCTGTGCCGTGGCCGCCAAGGTCCTGGAGATCACGCAGCGGCCCGAGACCCGCGAGAACGTCCGGCAACGCATCGACCAGGTCACCGAAGGCCTCGCGGGGCTGCGCGCCGAACTGCCCCGCGCGCTCACCGGGATCCGGCAGAAGGGACTGGTCATCGGCCTGGAGTTCGGTGCCGTCGGCGCGAAGGCGATCATGGCCGAGCTCTACCGGCAGGGCGTCTGGGCGATCTTCTCCACGCTCGACCCTGCCGTCCTGCAGTTCAAGCCCGGCCTGCTGCTCACCGAGCAGGAGACCGCCGAGATCCTCACCCGCCTGCGGGACGCCGTACGGAAAGTGGCGGCCACCCATGTCTGA
- a CDS encoding GntR family transcriptional regulator — translation MSTGRDPLGPAAGKVAEGVLAMIRRGEVRMGGRLPTERRLTEIFGTSRESVRRALAWLEAEGEVRRTRGKAGGTFALRPNPNWPVYSWSRLAHGRDRVVARQPGVDVSVPALLRHQHFAEATRVVSTGLRRGDPEVCAGLGLPDGSRTVAVERVRLADGVPLSWERLFVSAARFPGLLDQDLTGSLSQVFRDTYGVTACEVSEHIRVRLAESHHTHHLDVSVGQPLLAITRTSHDQHGEPLEFSYDLFRADRTELHVSSTNRAPDHSEVRP, via the coding sequence ATGAGCACCGGGCGTGACCCGCTCGGCCCGGCCGCCGGCAAGGTCGCGGAGGGCGTGCTGGCGATGATCCGGCGCGGTGAGGTGCGCATGGGCGGCCGGCTGCCCACCGAGCGCCGTCTGACCGAGATCTTCGGCACCAGCCGGGAGTCCGTCCGCCGGGCCCTGGCCTGGCTGGAGGCGGAGGGCGAGGTACGTCGGACCCGCGGGAAGGCCGGCGGGACCTTCGCGCTGCGCCCCAACCCCAACTGGCCCGTCTACAGCTGGAGTCGGCTCGCGCACGGCCGCGACCGGGTGGTGGCACGACAGCCGGGCGTCGATGTGAGCGTCCCCGCGCTCCTGCGACACCAGCACTTCGCCGAAGCGACCCGGGTCGTGTCCACGGGGCTGCGGCGGGGCGATCCGGAGGTCTGTGCCGGGCTCGGTCTGCCGGACGGGTCCCGGACGGTGGCGGTCGAGCGGGTGCGGCTCGCCGACGGGGTGCCGCTGTCGTGGGAGCGGCTGTTCGTGTCGGCGGCGCGCTTCCCCGGGCTCCTCGACCAGGACCTGACCGGCTCCCTCTCCCAGGTGTTCCGCGACACCTACGGCGTCACCGCCTGCGAAGTCTCCGAGCACATCCGGGTCCGGCTCGCCGAGAGCCACCACACCCACCACCTCGACGTGTCGGTCGGCCAGCCACTGCTGGCGATCACGCGCACGTCCCACGACCAGCACGGCGAGCCCCTGGAGTTCTCCTACGACCTCTTCCGGGCCGACCGCACCGAACTCCACGTCTCCTCAACGAACCGCGCGCCGGACCACTCGGAGGTACGTCCATGA
- a CDS encoding SDR family NAD(P)-dependent oxidoreductase, with product MSSLHTRKVAVVGGTRGIGAAVTSTFVRAGHDVLLTGRHVPDVVLEKFRAEATREDQTVEALALDSAAPDSAEWLAEAASSLLGGLDVLCLNAGIFPNKPLAEMTYADIREVFAVNVESQMLAVAACLPLLRGSAAGRVVLTSSITGPVTGFPGWSHYAASKAAQLGFMRTAALELAPYGITVNAVAPGNVATEGLDSMGEEYLAQMTATIPLGRLARPQEIADAVEFLAGERASFVTGQVITVDGGQTLPESPEAVLPVTSTART from the coding sequence ATGAGCTCGCTCCACACCCGGAAGGTCGCCGTCGTCGGCGGCACCCGAGGCATCGGCGCCGCCGTCACCTCCACCTTCGTCCGTGCCGGGCACGACGTCCTGCTGACCGGGCGCCACGTCCCGGACGTCGTCCTGGAGAAGTTCCGTGCCGAGGCGACCCGCGAGGACCAAACCGTCGAGGCGCTCGCCCTCGACTCCGCCGCGCCCGACTCGGCCGAGTGGCTCGCCGAGGCAGCCTCCTCACTGCTCGGCGGCCTCGACGTGCTGTGCCTCAACGCGGGCATCTTCCCGAACAAGCCGCTGGCGGAGATGACGTACGCCGACATCCGTGAGGTGTTCGCGGTGAACGTGGAGAGCCAGATGCTGGCCGTCGCCGCGTGTCTGCCGCTGCTGCGCGGGTCGGCGGCGGGGCGGGTCGTGCTCACCTCATCGATCACCGGGCCCGTCACCGGTTTCCCGGGGTGGAGCCACTACGCCGCGAGCAAGGCGGCCCAACTCGGCTTCATGCGCACCGCGGCTCTGGAACTCGCCCCCTACGGGATCACCGTCAACGCGGTGGCCCCCGGGAACGTCGCGACAGAAGGCCTCGACAGCATGGGCGAGGAGTACCTCGCGCAGATGACGGCGACGATCCCGCTGGGCCGCTTGGCACGGCCCCAGGAGATCGCCGACGCGGTCGAGTTCCTCGCCGGCGAGCGGGCGTCGTTCGTCACGGGCCAGGTCATCACCGTCGACGGCGGCCAGACCCTGCCGGAGTCGCCGGAGGCGGTGCTGCCGGTCACGTCGACGGCACGAACCTGA
- a CDS encoding APC family permease has product MTSRTKPIPVATEATPALQRKLGVGSLVFMVVAAAAPLTVVGGTVPLVFATSQSTGVPAHYLIAAIVLTVFSVGFTTMSRYVDNAGAFYTYIRAGLGRTVGTGSATLALFSYAVLAISVYAYCGAATTNALHHYFGVDTPWWVWTALTALLVAWLGYHDIELSSKVLGLLLIGEVAVILVLDVAVFARGGHSSLTWSPFAPAAVSEGSPGIGLMFAFFGFIGFEATAVFRDETRDPDRTIPRATYIAVISIGLFYALSAWAIAMGSGVTHIVSDSTADPEGLVVTLAGDYVLPILGDIVQVLLVTSLFACVLSFHNVVTRYQYALGTERVLPVRLGEIHPRHHAPSYSSLVHSAVTAVALVAVAVARLDPVTQIYAWLSGAATLGLLLLMALTSVAVIVYFARREGGLSRWRTLVAPALALSGLLAVTLLVVDNFPLLVGGTAAAWATAGTVALSFAVGLVLAARHRAV; this is encoded by the coding sequence ATGACATCCAGAACCAAACCGATTCCCGTGGCCACCGAGGCCACACCCGCACTCCAACGCAAGCTCGGCGTAGGCTCGTTGGTCTTCATGGTCGTCGCGGCCGCGGCCCCGCTGACCGTGGTCGGCGGCACAGTACCCCTCGTCTTCGCCACCAGCCAGAGCACCGGCGTACCGGCCCACTACCTGATCGCGGCCATCGTCCTGACCGTCTTCTCCGTCGGTTTCACGACCATGAGCCGCTACGTCGACAACGCCGGCGCCTTCTACACCTACATCCGCGCCGGACTCGGCAGGACCGTCGGAACCGGGTCCGCGACCCTGGCCCTGTTCTCCTACGCGGTGCTGGCCATCTCGGTGTACGCGTACTGCGGCGCCGCCACGACCAACGCGTTGCACCACTACTTCGGCGTCGACACGCCCTGGTGGGTCTGGACGGCGCTGACCGCGCTGCTCGTGGCCTGGCTCGGCTACCACGACATCGAGCTGAGCTCGAAGGTACTGGGGCTGCTGCTGATCGGTGAGGTCGCCGTCATCCTGGTCCTGGACGTGGCGGTGTTCGCGCGCGGCGGTCACTCCTCGCTTACCTGGAGCCCCTTCGCACCGGCGGCGGTGAGCGAGGGAAGTCCCGGCATCGGGCTGATGTTCGCGTTCTTCGGGTTCATCGGCTTCGAGGCGACCGCGGTGTTCCGCGACGAGACCCGGGACCCGGACCGCACGATCCCCCGCGCCACCTACATTGCCGTGATCTCCATCGGCCTCTTCTACGCGCTGTCCGCATGGGCGATCGCCATGGGCTCGGGTGTCACACACATCGTGTCCGACTCCACCGCCGACCCGGAGGGACTCGTCGTCACCCTCGCCGGGGACTACGTCCTGCCCATCCTCGGCGACATCGTCCAAGTGCTGCTGGTGACCAGCCTGTTCGCCTGCGTGCTCTCCTTCCACAACGTCGTCACCCGCTACCAGTACGCCCTCGGCACCGAGCGTGTCCTGCCGGTCCGGCTCGGTGAGATCCACCCCCGCCACCACGCGCCGTCGTACTCCTCACTCGTGCACAGCGCGGTCACCGCGGTGGCTCTCGTCGCCGTCGCGGTCGCCAGGCTCGATCCGGTGACCCAGATCTACGCGTGGCTGTCGGGCGCGGCCACCCTGGGGCTGCTGCTGCTCATGGCACTCACGAGCGTCGCGGTCATCGTGTACTTCGCCCGGCGCGAAGGCGGCCTCTCCCGTTGGCGCACGCTCGTCGCCCCCGCGCTCGCGCTGTCCGGGCTGCTCGCGGTGACCCTCCTGGTGGTGGACAACTTCCCGCTGCTCGTTGGCGGCACCGCCGCGGCCTGGGCGACGGCCGGCACGGTCGCACTGTCGTTCGCCGTCGGCCTGGTGCTCGCAGCACGGCACCGGGCCGTGTGA
- a CDS encoding RICIN domain-containing protein — translation MPGQCDGDFAETQNWYVFSAGSSYVSLKNDNSGRNLGIDGASTTSGAAAIQANGSSDLNQDWELITKTSYPAGWYALKNRKSGLCRGISGAGTANGAQAAQFACDDSANQLWKPDDR, via the coding sequence ATCCCTGGGCAGTGTGACGGCGACTTCGCGGAGACGCAGAACTGGTACGTCTTCAGCGCAGGCAGCAGCTACGTCAGCCTCAAGAACGACAACTCGGGCAGGAACCTCGGCATCGACGGCGCCAGCACCACGTCCGGGGCAGCGGCCATTCAGGCCAACGGATCCAGTGACCTCAACCAGGACTGGGAGCTCATCACCAAGACGTCCTACCCCGCCGGCTGGTACGCGCTGAAGAACCGCAAGAGCGGCCTGTGCCGGGGCATCTCGGGTGCCGGCACCGCCAACGGCGCGCAGGCGGCTCAATTCGCCTGCGACGACTCGGCCAACCAGCTGTGGAAGCCCGACGACCGCTGA
- a CDS encoding DUF6233 domain-containing protein encodes MTDRLPSRLEMLRFARRVAEQQLTQIDRWIRTEERREAERRHGLAARPPAPDWLIERGLSGEEAVYVHAGNCWNGGKRSKGVDRMTALRALTEGVPACPQCRPDSMLGYLEG; translated from the coding sequence GTGACCGATAGATTGCCGTCCCGGCTGGAGATGCTGCGCTTCGCCCGCCGCGTCGCCGAGCAGCAGCTCACCCAGATCGACCGGTGGATCCGGACGGAGGAACGGCGCGAAGCCGAGCGGCGGCACGGTCTCGCGGCCCGGCCCCCGGCGCCGGACTGGCTGATCGAGCGCGGCCTGTCCGGCGAGGAAGCGGTGTATGTGCACGCGGGAAACTGCTGGAACGGGGGGAAGCGTTCGAAGGGCGTCGACCGGATGACGGCCCTGCGCGCGCTCACCGAGGGCGTACCCGCCTGCCCGCAGTGCCGGCCGGACAGCATGCTCGGCTACCTGGAAGGGTGA
- a CDS encoding DUF3592 domain-containing protein produces the protein MSGNAVLLLLAAAFGAWALVQAVWYATGFTSDPVEYSVDSRVVQVDVPPPDTDHRHGLPVAVAFQDPSNGQELTLRTADGKNGALYAAWEGMPVWVRFPSGEPSAFRVQTRPVSLGQQLVGALSAAVLCAAVLLVRFTTVQHHSYGWALLGFGYGLTVLLACACVGAVRRQGRRRALLDGAPTVTAEVVSLMREAHHNEEITTYTYTAVLAFTTHEGLTVTGIGPAGLTRHDDIPVGTRLSVRYSPEDPTTFDFAPPRGPDPHRTVIAWIAVTIAWGAIVTLFGIHAVI, from the coding sequence ATGTCAGGAAACGCGGTATTGCTGTTGTTGGCCGCCGCCTTCGGAGCGTGGGCGCTGGTGCAGGCGGTCTGGTACGCGACCGGGTTCACCTCGGATCCGGTGGAGTACTCCGTCGACTCCCGGGTCGTGCAGGTCGATGTACCGCCTCCCGATACGGATCACAGGCACGGCCTGCCGGTGGCCGTGGCCTTCCAGGACCCCTCAAACGGGCAGGAACTGACGCTGCGAACGGCAGACGGCAAGAACGGCGCGCTGTACGCCGCCTGGGAGGGCATGCCGGTCTGGGTGCGTTTCCCGTCGGGGGAACCCTCCGCGTTCCGCGTCCAGACCCGGCCGGTCAGCCTGGGACAGCAGTTGGTCGGCGCGTTGTCGGCCGCGGTGCTCTGCGCGGCCGTCCTGCTCGTGCGTTTCACGACCGTCCAGCACCACAGCTACGGCTGGGCGCTGCTCGGCTTCGGCTATGGCCTGACCGTCCTCCTCGCGTGCGCATGCGTCGGCGCCGTCCGGCGGCAAGGACGTCGCCGGGCTCTGCTCGACGGTGCCCCGACCGTGACCGCCGAGGTCGTCTCCCTGATGCGCGAGGCCCATCACAACGAGGAGATCACCACCTACACGTACACCGCCGTCCTCGCCTTCACCACGCACGAGGGTCTGACGGTCACGGGTATCGGCCCCGCCGGCCTGACCCGCCACGACGACATCCCCGTCGGGACCCGGCTGTCCGTCCGCTACAGCCCCGAGGACCCCACGACCTTCGACTTCGCCCCGCCCCGCGGTCCCGACCCTCACCGCACGGTGATCGCGTGGATCGCCGTGACGATTGCCTGGGGAGCGATCGTCACGCTTTTCGGCATCCACGCGGTCATCTGA